A genomic segment from Comamonas terrigena NBRC 13299 encodes:
- a CDS encoding carboxymuconolactone decarboxylase family protein: MTRLNWQELAPDGAKALFGIHHYITSKTNLPEELVHLVFLRVSQINGCAHCIDKHSRDLRKTMSIEKIALLPVWDEVHHLFSEEERAALAWAEEVTNVSETHASDEAYAAASAHFAPKDLVDLTITIAAMNAFNRLGAPFRLPVEAKS; the protein is encoded by the coding sequence ATGACTCGCTTGAATTGGCAAGAACTTGCACCTGATGGCGCGAAGGCGTTATTTGGCATCCACCACTACATCACGAGTAAGACGAACCTTCCAGAGGAGCTCGTGCACCTCGTATTTCTACGCGTTTCGCAGATCAACGGCTGTGCCCATTGCATCGACAAGCACAGCCGCGATCTGAGAAAAACCATGTCAATCGAAAAGATTGCCTTGCTTCCCGTATGGGACGAAGTGCACCATCTATTCTCTGAAGAGGAACGCGCTGCGCTGGCCTGGGCCGAGGAAGTGACGAATGTCAGCGAAACACATGCATCAGATGAGGCATATGCCGCAGCCTCGGCACATTTCGCGCCCAAAGACCTGGTTGACCTCACGATTACGATCGCCGCAATGAACGCGTTCAACCGACTGGGGGCTCCGTTTAGGCTTCCAGTAGAAGCCAAGTCGTGA
- a CDS encoding helix-turn-helix domain-containing protein yields MTDNFSNPYGERIKSERLRLDIQQLAFAEACGVSRGGLLKWEKGEASPNAAALAAMSALGVDVLYVVTGQRAGEAESTLAPAERDLLQAWRLGGEKGRAALAAIAAALKPE; encoded by the coding sequence ATGACGGATAACTTTAGTAATCCATATGGCGAACGGATCAAGTCCGAGCGCCTTCGCCTCGATATCCAGCAGCTGGCCTTTGCAGAGGCATGCGGGGTTTCGCGTGGCGGTCTACTGAAGTGGGAGAAGGGCGAGGCATCACCCAATGCAGCCGCACTCGCGGCGATGTCCGCCTTGGGCGTAGATGTGCTTTACGTTGTGACAGGTCAACGTGCTGGCGAGGCTGAATCCACGCTGGCGCCTGCTGAGCGTGACTTGCTGCAGGCGTGGCGCCTTGGCGGTGAGAAGGGGCGTGCTGCCCTGGCAGCCATTGCGGCTGCTTTGAAGCCTGAGTGA
- a CDS encoding ogr/Delta-like zinc finger family protein encodes MGARARAGHKEAMRLQCPHCKEPSFIRTSAQMTVLTRESTYACTNPECGHTFVALTEVVRTLSPSATPDPSVNLPLSSHVRRDMLRATLDHAASAEHATQFTRPVTGDLFPVGGPPPD; translated from the coding sequence GTGGGCGCCCGTGCCCGCGCCGGCCACAAAGAAGCCATGCGCCTGCAGTGCCCGCACTGCAAGGAACCCAGCTTCATCCGAACCAGCGCGCAGATGACCGTGCTGACCCGCGAATCCACCTATGCCTGCACCAACCCCGAATGCGGCCACACCTTTGTGGCGCTGACCGAAGTGGTGCGCACCCTCAGCCCCAGCGCCACGCCAGACCCCAGCGTCAACCTGCCCCTGTCCAGCCACGTCCGCCGCGACATGCTGCGCGCCACCCTGGACCACGCAGCCAGCGCAGAACACGCCACGCAGTTCACCCGCCCCGTGACAGGCGACCTGTTCCCAGTCGGAGGGCCGCCCCCTGACTGA
- a CDS encoding replication endonuclease produces the protein MPKFLGQAKSPIARKLPSGNLSQWKDNIPQLHHVDEHVQRVIACAPASWRAVIEKRFAYANPPLVDTAMSAQEFCAQQPTWVQAWDLLQAIADFEDMYGGAGLWELSDHDIRDMAQALADDVSKKDALAVRCGTGLRKRLDDVKHFIRRVGVLEDTPLEGEPAIARASCPLWWRKRLRVHVARTVEAGSISLGRVHKGTGGYVSREGLVRRQGQKERSAEMLAHTLVRNEAGQHFALADLAALSVSNPVIRGGEMMTRIRGAEEYADAHGHVGLFIALTTPSKYHAVRTAAQGRVVRNRKYCGANPREGQMWLRKNWSRVRSALTRAGIKRYGVRVAEPHHDGTPHWHLLVWLETEAEAKEFESIVRQYWLSEDGDEPGAQQHRVDFKRMEAGGAAGYVAKYIAKNIGHHALAEHQDMVNGHQLNMDFAQDMQPDAKALESGQGAETLHDLNAGARRVDAWAGHWGIRQFQFFGMPPVTAWRALRRVTPDQLDLFHDEGDKQTLLAYQACHRHGDMRADWRMFMEAMGGHALHRSKWHLRTEHRVPEPGQANRYGEEIKRGCVVGVVPQRGRMRGHPLISRRMGFQSVMRSPEALAQAEPGSRAALPPPWTGFNNCTTGRLSSGFDLVASGQITPWSAPKSEDRPEINPWLTPFEACQ, from the coding sequence ATGCCTAAGTTCCTGGGTCAGGCCAAGTCCCCCATTGCGCGCAAGCTGCCAAGTGGCAACTTGAGCCAGTGGAAGGACAACATCCCCCAACTGCACCATGTGGACGAACATGTGCAGCGGGTAATTGCCTGCGCCCCCGCCAGTTGGCGGGCAGTGATTGAAAAGCGCTTTGCCTATGCCAATCCGCCACTGGTGGACACCGCCATGTCAGCGCAGGAATTTTGTGCGCAGCAGCCAACCTGGGTCCAGGCCTGGGACTTGTTGCAGGCCATTGCCGACTTTGAAGACATGTACGGCGGCGCCGGCCTGTGGGAGCTGAGCGACCACGACATACGCGACATGGCGCAGGCCCTGGCTGATGACGTAAGCAAGAAGGATGCATTGGCTGTGCGCTGTGGCACCGGCCTGCGCAAGCGCCTGGATGACGTGAAGCATTTCATCCGCCGCGTCGGCGTGCTGGAAGACACGCCTTTGGAGGGTGAACCAGCCATTGCCCGAGCATCCTGCCCCCTGTGGTGGCGCAAGCGCCTGCGGGTGCATGTGGCACGCACGGTGGAGGCCGGCTCTATCAGCCTGGGCCGCGTGCACAAGGGCACGGGCGGCTATGTCAGCCGCGAAGGGCTGGTGCGGCGCCAGGGGCAGAAAGAGCGAAGCGCTGAAATGCTGGCGCACACCCTGGTGCGCAATGAGGCTGGCCAGCACTTTGCCCTGGCCGATCTGGCCGCGCTGAGCGTGTCGAACCCGGTCATACGTGGCGGGGAAATGATGACGCGCATCCGAGGCGCCGAGGAATACGCCGATGCCCATGGCCATGTGGGCCTGTTCATTGCGCTGACAACACCCAGCAAATACCACGCGGTAAGAACAGCAGCCCAGGGCCGCGTGGTGCGCAACAGGAAGTACTGCGGCGCCAACCCTCGTGAAGGGCAGATGTGGCTGCGCAAGAACTGGAGCCGCGTCCGTTCCGCCCTGACGCGTGCAGGTATTAAGCGATACGGCGTACGCGTGGCAGAGCCCCACCACGATGGCACTCCGCACTGGCATTTGCTGGTTTGGTTGGAAACCGAGGCGGAAGCCAAGGAGTTTGAATCCATCGTGCGCCAGTACTGGCTGAGCGAAGACGGCGACGAGCCCGGCGCACAGCAGCACCGCGTGGACTTCAAGCGCATGGAGGCCGGTGGCGCTGCAGGCTACGTTGCAAAGTACATCGCCAAGAACATTGGCCACCATGCATTGGCCGAGCACCAAGACATGGTGAACGGGCACCAGCTGAACATGGACTTTGCCCAGGACATGCAGCCCGATGCCAAGGCGCTGGAGTCTGGCCAAGGTGCTGAAACCTTGCATGACCTGAACGCTGGCGCCCGCCGCGTGGATGCGTGGGCCGGGCACTGGGGGATTCGCCAGTTTCAGTTCTTTGGCATGCCGCCCGTGACTGCATGGCGTGCGCTGCGCCGTGTAACGCCCGACCAGTTGGATCTGTTCCACGACGAAGGCGACAAGCAAACGCTGCTGGCCTATCAGGCATGCCACCGGCACGGCGACATGCGCGCCGACTGGCGCATGTTCATGGAGGCCATGGGCGGGCATGCCCTGCACCGCTCGAAATGGCATTTGCGCACAGAGCACCGCGTGCCCGAACCTGGGCAGGCCAACCGCTACGGCGAAGAAATCAAGCGCGGTTGCGTGGTGGGCGTGGTGCCGCAACGCGGCCGCATGCGCGGGCACCCGCTGATTTCTCGCCGCATGGGCTTTCAGAGCGTGATGCGTTCGCCGGAAGCGCTGGCCCAGGCAGAGCCCGGTTCCCGGGCGGCTTTGCCGCCCCCTTGGACTGGTTTCAATAACTGTACGACTGGCCGCCTGAGCAGCGGCTTCGACCTGGTCGCCAGCGGGCAAATCACCCCCTGGTCAGCACCAAAAAGCGAAGACCGGCCGGAAATCAATCCCTGGCTCACCCCATTCGAGGCTTGCCAGTGA
- a CDS encoding DUF4406 domain-containing protein — protein sequence MFVMIFRAALMPAMIFLSFFTGWRMAHRVIVDECQRLGGFFVRRGEFHCISTLQMWLMHESPHQRIYVAGPMSGLPDMNYPAFHEAAARLRAKGWHVENPAENPDPHVDASCHWTAYMRMGVSQLMTCHAIYLLPGWQQSKGASLEYLIAQRLGLQVMQHHQQEDVLQEWLGELVQSAPALAPAAAEPATPGPAATTTPGRDAKTNDFQDAICA from the coding sequence ATGTTCGTCATGATTTTTCGTGCAGCACTGATGCCTGCAATGATCTTCTTGAGCTTCTTCACAGGTTGGCGCATGGCCCACCGTGTGATCGTGGACGAATGCCAGCGCCTTGGCGGCTTCTTCGTCCGACGCGGCGAATTCCACTGCATCAGCACGCTGCAAATGTGGCTGATGCACGAAAGCCCGCACCAGCGCATCTATGTAGCCGGCCCCATGTCTGGCCTGCCGGATATGAACTACCCCGCATTCCACGAAGCGGCAGCCCGCCTGCGCGCCAAGGGCTGGCATGTGGAAAACCCGGCCGAAAACCCCGACCCGCACGTAGACGCCAGCTGCCACTGGACCGCCTACATGCGCATGGGCGTCAGCCAGCTTATGACCTGCCACGCCATCTACCTGCTGCCCGGCTGGCAGCAGTCCAAGGGCGCCAGCCTGGAATACCTGATCGCCCAGCGCCTGGGCCTGCAGGTCATGCAGCACCACCAGCAAGAGGACGTGCTCCAAGAGTGGCTGGGCGAACTGGTGCAGAGCGCACCGGCCCTGGCCCCCGCTGCCGCCGAGCCAGCAACACCAGGCCCAGCCGCAACAACTACGCCTGGCCGCGACGCCAAGACCAACGATTTTCAAGACGCGATCTGCGCCTAA
- a CDS encoding helix-turn-helix transcriptional regulator: MNTIITQDRQAMASSVPRLDTAGIAALLGVTREHATDRITKRPDFPKPYINVSRRLRFWRASEVQAWLHKK; the protein is encoded by the coding sequence ATGAACACCATCATCACCCAAGACCGCCAAGCTATGGCCAGCAGCGTGCCGCGCCTGGACACCGCCGGCATCGCCGCCCTGCTGGGCGTGACACGCGAACACGCCACCGACCGCATCACCAAGCGTCCGGACTTCCCCAAGCCCTACATCAACGTGAGCCGCCGCCTGCGCTTCTGGCGCGCCAGCGAGGTACAGGCTTGGCTGCATAAAAAATAA
- a CDS encoding tyrosine-type recombinase/integrase: MERAGIRKTATRATKAEAQAWAVAEEAAILAGARGDYPQRTLAEAVERYRKEVTDKKPASTARADNLRFDAWLRDFPELANKVFHQITGDDLAKWRDARLQQVTGASVLRQAQQFRPIWTLAIKQWKWAGSSPWKEITLPAPSYARRRVSRWMEIRRILRSAGVSLRVAPTTAMQETGWALMISLHTAMRSGEILKLSRSTADLRRKVYELPHHKTEATVGARRVPLTSRAVRLLRVLEAQAAQEGRDRYFTITDASRDALYRKLRDRTMVEGLRFHDLRATSLTLLSKRVDVMTLARISGHVNINELFNTYYRESAEDIAARI, encoded by the coding sequence GTGGAGCGTGCGGGCATTCGCAAGACGGCTACGCGGGCCACGAAGGCTGAGGCTCAGGCCTGGGCGGTGGCCGAAGAGGCAGCCATCTTGGCCGGCGCCCGCGGTGACTATCCGCAGCGCACGTTGGCCGAGGCTGTGGAGCGTTACCGCAAGGAAGTGACCGACAAGAAGCCGGCCAGCACTGCACGGGCAGACAACCTGCGCTTTGACGCCTGGTTGCGCGACTTTCCAGAGCTGGCGAACAAGGTGTTCCACCAGATCACTGGCGACGACCTGGCCAAGTGGCGGGATGCCCGGTTGCAGCAAGTCACCGGCGCCAGTGTGCTGCGCCAGGCCCAACAGTTCCGGCCCATCTGGACGCTGGCCATCAAGCAGTGGAAGTGGGCAGGCAGCAGCCCTTGGAAGGAAATCACGCTGCCAGCGCCGTCGTATGCCCGTCGGCGGGTCAGCCGTTGGATGGAGATTCGCCGCATCTTGCGATCTGCTGGAGTTTCGTTGCGCGTGGCACCTACGACTGCGATGCAGGAGACAGGTTGGGCGCTGATGATTTCACTGCACACCGCTATGCGCAGTGGTGAAATTTTGAAGCTGTCGCGCAGCACGGCAGACCTGCGCCGCAAGGTCTATGAGCTGCCGCACCACAAGACCGAAGCCACCGTGGGTGCCCGCCGCGTTCCTCTCACCAGCCGCGCTGTGCGCCTGCTGCGCGTGCTGGAGGCCCAGGCCGCGCAAGAAGGGCGGGACCGCTATTTCACTATCACCGATGCCAGCCGGGATGCTCTGTATCGCAAGCTACGCGACCGCACCATGGTGGAAGGGCTGCGCTTTCACGACCTGCGCGCCACGTCGCTGACATTGCTCAGCAAACGAGTGGATGTAATGACGCTGGCCCGCATCAGCGGGCACGTCAACATCAATGAGTTGTTCAATACGTACTACCGTGAAAGTGCAGAGGATATTGCCGCACGTATCTGA
- a CDS encoding efflux RND transporter permease subunit yields MARQEPKAGFNLSRWALEHIPLTRYLLIVILLLGGIAYFQLGQDEDPPFTFRAMVIRTYWPGATAQQVAEQVTDKIERALQEVPYADKIRSYSKPGESQVIFQVKDNSRPADVPQLWYTVRKKIGDMKYTLPQGVQGPFFNDEFGDVYGVIYALQGDGFSYAELKTVADDVRQQLLRVGDVAKVELFGAQDEKLFVQLSQQRLAQLGLDMNQVLSQLSQQNAVEGTGVLQTPSEQIQVRVGGQFTALEDLRAMPIRGASGAQLRLGDIAEITRGYVDPPSTKVRFQGQETIALGISMAKGGDIIRLGKNLHAAVEHLGTALPAGMQLVNVQDQPKAVADSVNEFIKVLIEAVVVVLAVSFVSLGLHKRAQATVWWKRWYIDPRPGLVVGVTIPLVLAATFLVMWYWGVGLHKISLGSLIIALGLLVDDAIIAVEMMVRKMEEGYDKLRSATFAYEITAKPMLTGTLITAAGFLPIGMAKSMTGEYTFAIFAVTVVALVLSWFASVYFVPYLGTLFLKEPKHEDHPGITADPHEVFDSPFYNRFRKTVYWCVEHRWLTIGATALVFALGIVGMTRVQQQFFPDSNRPEILVDAWFPEGTAYAANEAVVKRMEQRFMQLQGVESVTVWVGSGVPRFYLPLDQVFPQTNVSQFIVLAKDLKLRDRLMQEFPALLAQEFPEARGRVKLLPSGPPVPYPVQFRVIGTDPVQLRHYADAVKDVMHANADMRGVNDNWNESVKVMRLEVDQDKARALGVSSQSIAQAAKIWFSGSTIGQYREGDKLIDILLRVPEHERDAISDVANAYLPTASGKSIPLTQIAKPAMAWEPGVLWREGRNYAITVQGDVREGLQGATVTNALLPELRKLEAQWHAQGALDYRIEVAGAVEESSKGSSSIAAGVPVMLFLTFTLLMLQLHSFSRAMLVFLTGPLGIAGVAAALLLLNRPFGFVALLGVIALMGMIQRNSVILIDQIELDRARGVPAWDAIVEAAVRRLRPIVLTAAAAVLAMIPLSRSVFWGPMAVAIMGGLVVATVLTLLALPAMYAAWFRVRKPEVEHGA; encoded by the coding sequence ATGGCACGCCAAGAACCGAAAGCCGGCTTCAACCTCTCGCGCTGGGCGCTGGAGCACATTCCGCTCACGCGCTATCTGCTGATCGTCATCCTGCTGCTGGGGGGAATCGCCTACTTCCAGCTGGGGCAGGACGAGGACCCCCCGTTCACCTTCCGCGCCATGGTGATCCGCACCTACTGGCCCGGCGCCACGGCCCAGCAGGTGGCCGAGCAGGTCACCGACAAGATCGAGCGCGCGCTGCAGGAAGTGCCGTACGCCGACAAGATCCGCAGCTATTCCAAGCCCGGGGAGTCGCAGGTCATCTTCCAGGTCAAGGACAACTCCCGCCCCGCCGACGTGCCCCAGCTCTGGTACACGGTGCGCAAGAAGATCGGCGACATGAAATACACCTTGCCGCAGGGCGTGCAAGGGCCGTTCTTCAATGACGAGTTCGGCGATGTGTATGGCGTGATCTACGCGCTGCAGGGCGATGGCTTCAGCTATGCCGAGCTCAAGACCGTGGCCGACGACGTGCGCCAGCAGCTGCTGCGCGTGGGGGATGTGGCCAAGGTGGAGCTGTTTGGCGCGCAGGACGAAAAGCTGTTTGTGCAGTTGTCGCAGCAGCGCCTGGCCCAGCTGGGGCTGGACATGAACCAGGTGCTCAGCCAGCTCAGCCAGCAGAACGCGGTGGAAGGCACGGGCGTGCTGCAGACGCCCAGCGAGCAGATCCAGGTGCGCGTGGGCGGCCAGTTCACGGCGCTGGAGGATTTGCGCGCCATGCCCATCCGCGGGGCCTCCGGCGCGCAGCTGCGCCTGGGCGACATCGCCGAAATCACCCGCGGCTATGTGGATCCGCCCAGCACCAAGGTGCGTTTCCAGGGGCAGGAGACCATCGCGCTGGGCATTTCCATGGCCAAGGGCGGGGACATCATCCGCTTGGGCAAGAACCTGCACGCGGCGGTCGAACACCTGGGCACCGCGCTGCCGGCAGGCATGCAGCTGGTGAATGTGCAGGACCAGCCCAAGGCAGTGGCCGATTCGGTCAACGAATTCATCAAGGTGCTGATCGAGGCCGTGGTGGTGGTGCTGGCCGTGAGCTTTGTCAGCCTGGGCCTGCACAAGCGCGCCCAGGCCACCGTGTGGTGGAAGCGCTGGTACATCGACCCGCGCCCCGGCCTGGTGGTGGGGGTGACGATTCCGCTGGTGCTGGCCGCTACCTTCCTGGTCATGTGGTACTGGGGCGTGGGGCTGCACAAGATCTCGCTGGGCTCACTGATCATCGCCCTGGGGCTGCTGGTGGACGACGCCATCATTGCGGTGGAGATGATGGTGCGCAAGATGGAAGAGGGCTACGACAAGCTGCGCTCGGCCACCTTCGCCTATGAAATTACCGCCAAGCCCATGCTGACCGGTACCTTGATCACGGCGGCCGGCTTTCTGCCCATCGGCATGGCCAAGTCCATGACGGGGGAATACACCTTCGCCATCTTTGCCGTGACGGTGGTGGCGCTGGTGCTCAGCTGGTTCGCATCGGTCTACTTCGTGCCCTATCTGGGCACGCTGTTCCTGAAGGAGCCCAAGCACGAAGACCACCCGGGCATCACCGCCGACCCGCACGAGGTGTTTGACAGCCCGTTCTACAACCGTTTCCGCAAGACCGTGTACTGGTGCGTGGAACACCGCTGGCTGACCATCGGCGCCACGGCCCTGGTGTTTGCGTTGGGCATCGTCGGCATGACCAGGGTGCAGCAGCAGTTCTTCCCGGACTCCAATCGCCCGGAAATCCTGGTGGACGCTTGGTTCCCCGAAGGCACGGCCTATGCCGCCAACGAGGCCGTGGTCAAGCGCATGGAGCAGCGCTTCATGCAGCTGCAGGGGGTGGAGAGCGTCACCGTCTGGGTGGGCTCGGGCGTGCCGCGCTTTTACCTGCCGCTGGACCAGGTGTTCCCGCAGACCAACGTCTCGCAGTTCATCGTGCTGGCCAAGGACCTGAAGCTGCGCGACCGGCTGATGCAGGAATTCCCGGCGCTGCTGGCCCAGGAATTCCCCGAGGCGCGCGGTCGCGTCAAGCTGCTGCCCAGCGGGCCACCGGTGCCGTATCCGGTGCAGTTCCGCGTGATCGGCACCGACCCGGTCCAGCTGCGCCACTACGCCGATGCGGTCAAGGACGTCATGCACGCCAACGCCGACATGCGGGGCGTGAACGACAACTGGAACGAATCCGTGAAGGTGATGCGCCTGGAAGTGGACCAGGACAAGGCGCGCGCACTGGGCGTGAGCAGCCAGTCGATTGCCCAGGCCGCCAAGATCTGGTTCAGCGGCTCCACCATCGGGCAGTACCGCGAAGGCGATAAGCTGATCGACATCCTGCTGCGCGTGCCGGAGCACGAGCGCGATGCGATTTCCGATGTGGCCAACGCCTACCTCCCCACGGCCAGCGGCAAATCCATTCCGCTGACCCAGATCGCCAAGCCCGCCATGGCCTGGGAGCCGGGCGTGCTGTGGCGTGAAGGGCGCAACTACGCCATCACCGTGCAGGGCGATGTGCGCGAAGGCCTGCAGGGCGCCACCGTAACCAACGCCTTGCTGCCCGAGCTGCGCAAGCTGGAAGCGCAGTGGCACGCCCAGGGCGCGCTGGACTACCGCATCGAAGTGGCGGGCGCGGTGGAGGAAAGCTCCAAGGGCTCGTCCTCGATCGCGGCCGGCGTGCCGGTGATGCTGTTCCTCACCTTCACGCTGCTGATGCTGCAGCTGCACAGTTTCAGCCGCGCCATGCTGGTCTTCCTGACCGGTCCGCTGGGCATTGCCGGCGTGGCCGCCGCGCTGCTGCTGCTGAACCGGCCTTTCGGTTTTGTGGCCCTGCTGGGCGTGATTGCGCTGATGGGCATGATCCAGCGCAACTCGGTGATCCTGATCGATCAGATCGAGCTGGACCGCGCCCGGGGCGTGCCTGCCTGGGATGCCATCGTGGAAGCGGCGGTGCGCCGTCTGCGCCCCATCGTGCTGACGGCGGCTGCCGCCGTGCTGGCCATGATTCCGCTGTCGCGCAGCGTGTTCTGGGGGCCTATGGCCGTGGCCATCATGGGCGGTCTGGTGGTCGCCACGGTGCTGACCCTGCTGGCGCTGCCCGCCATGTACGCGGCCTGGTTCCGTGTGCGCAAGCCCGAGGTGGAACACGGTGCATAA
- a CDS encoding efflux RND transporter periplasmic adaptor subunit has product MKSSAVVRMPVSGVLVGVVAALSLVGCSPKPAAEEPVRAVKLVTVGSSQATAVLEYSGEVRARIESRLGFRVAGKLVQRQVDVGQHVQPGQVLAQLDGNDYALAAQAAQAQVAAATTQRDLAAADFARYQALKDKNFISGAELDRRSATLKSAQAQLDQAKANASSQSNQSGYTRLLADVAGIVTAVDAEPGQVVSAGAPVVRIAQDGERDVVFAVPEDKRSLVRIGQAVQVRPWADGEALLQGKVREVAASADPVTRTYTVKVALAGGNVPPLGATVHVLPEGMGPAGLDVIKLPTAAVRELGGQSAVWVYDPQTKAVTSRKVTVATADGNDAVIAEGLTPGMQVVAAGVHVLSEGQQVTVYQDKYAPKPAAEQPTAPATAAIPAKADGKPAAAAQ; this is encoded by the coding sequence ATGAAGTCTTCTGCTGTGGTGCGCATGCCTGTGTCTGGTGTGCTGGTGGGTGTGGTGGCGGCGCTGTCGCTGGTGGGCTGTTCGCCCAAGCCGGCGGCCGAGGAGCCGGTCCGTGCGGTCAAGCTGGTCACCGTGGGCAGTTCGCAGGCCACGGCGGTGCTGGAATATTCCGGTGAGGTACGCGCCCGCATCGAATCGCGCCTGGGCTTCCGTGTCGCCGGCAAGCTGGTGCAGCGCCAGGTGGATGTGGGCCAGCATGTGCAGCCCGGTCAGGTGCTGGCCCAGCTGGACGGCAACGACTACGCCCTGGCCGCGCAGGCCGCCCAGGCCCAGGTGGCGGCTGCCACCACGCAGCGCGATCTGGCGGCGGCCGACTTTGCCCGCTACCAGGCGCTGAAGGACAAGAACTTCATCAGCGGCGCCGAGCTGGACCGCCGCTCCGCCACGCTGAAATCCGCCCAGGCCCAGCTGGACCAGGCCAAGGCCAACGCCAGCTCCCAATCCAACCAGAGCGGCTACACCCGCCTGCTGGCCGATGTGGCCGGCATCGTCACGGCCGTGGACGCCGAGCCCGGCCAGGTGGTGTCCGCCGGCGCCCCGGTGGTGCGTATCGCCCAGGACGGCGAGCGCGATGTGGTGTTTGCCGTGCCCGAGGACAAGCGCAGCCTGGTGCGCATCGGCCAGGCCGTGCAGGTGCGCCCCTGGGCGGATGGTGAAGCCCTGCTGCAAGGCAAGGTGCGCGAGGTGGCGGCCAGTGCCGACCCGGTGACGCGCACCTACACCGTGAAGGTGGCGCTGGCCGGGGGCAATGTGCCGCCGCTGGGCGCCACCGTGCATGTGCTGCCCGAAGGCATGGGCCCCGCCGGGCTGGACGTGATCAAGCTGCCCACCGCCGCGGTGCGCGAGCTGGGCGGGCAGTCGGCGGTGTGGGTCTACGACCCGCAGACCAAGGCGGTGACCAGCCGCAAGGTGACCGTGGCCACGGCCGACGGCAACGACGCCGTGATTGCCGAGGGCCTGACACCCGGCATGCAGGTGGTGGCGGCCGGCGTGCATGTGCTGAGCGAAGGCCAGCAGGTGACGGTCTACCAGGACAAATACGCGCCCAAGCCGGCGGCAGAGCAGCCGACCGCACCCGCTACAGCGGCCATACCCGCCAAGGCGGACGGCAAGCCGGCCGCAGCAGCGCAATAA
- the hpnC gene encoding squalene synthase HpnC, with product MPTSPPAPTSAAPVTHYENFPVASILCPPALRPPIAALYGFARTADDLADEGDASPAQRLADLAAYRQELHAMAAGGTPDPRWAAVFGPLRHATAQHGLPVALMDDLLSAFVQDVDVTARAATYADRDQLLDYCRRSANPVGRLLLHLYGVDDARSLQQSDAICSALQLINFWQDLSVDLPRGRHYLTDADLARWGVARTELLQPHTTAASRALVMDCAAWARQLMVSGAPLVHRLPGRIGWELRLVVQGGLRILDKVDALQGDSLLQRPTVGKADLPRMLWRALAM from the coding sequence GTGCCTACCTCCCCACCCGCTCCCACCTCGGCCGCACCGGTCACCCATTACGAGAATTTTCCGGTCGCCTCCATCCTGTGCCCGCCTGCGCTGCGCCCGCCGATCGCCGCGCTGTATGGCTTTGCACGCACCGCCGACGACCTGGCCGATGAGGGCGACGCCAGCCCGGCCCAGCGCCTGGCCGATCTGGCCGCCTACCGCCAGGAACTGCACGCCATGGCCGCCGGCGGCACACCCGACCCGCGCTGGGCGGCGGTGTTTGGCCCGCTGCGCCATGCCACCGCGCAGCATGGCCTGCCCGTGGCGCTGATGGACGATCTGCTCAGCGCCTTTGTGCAGGATGTGGACGTGACGGCCCGCGCCGCCACCTATGCCGACCGCGACCAGTTGCTGGACTACTGCCGCCGTTCGGCCAACCCCGTGGGCCGGCTGCTGCTGCACCTGTATGGCGTGGACGATGCGCGCAGCCTGCAGCAAAGCGATGCCATCTGCAGCGCGCTGCAGCTGATCAACTTCTGGCAAGACCTGAGCGTGGACCTGCCACGCGGGCGCCACTACCTCACAGACGCCGACCTGGCGCGCTGGGGCGTGGCCCGCACTGAATTGCTGCAGCCGCACACCACGGCCGCCAGCCGTGCGCTGGTCATGGACTGCGCTGCCTGGGCCCGCCAGCTGATGGTGTCCGGTGCGCCGCTGGTCCACCGCCTGCCGGGGCGCATCGGCTGGGAGCTGCGCCTGGTGGTGCAAGGCGGGCTGCGCATCCTGGACAAGGTGGACGCCCTGCAGGGCGACAGCCTGCTGCAGCGCCCCACCGTGGGCAAGGCCGACCTGCCGCGCATGCTGTGGCGGGCGCTGGCGATGTAA